The following proteins are encoded in a genomic region of Rhodospirillaceae bacterium:
- the tuf gene encoding elongation factor Tu (EF-Tu; promotes GTP-dependent binding of aminoacyl-tRNA to the A-site of ribosomes during protein biosynthesis; when the tRNA anticodon matches the mRNA codon, GTP hydrolysis results; the inactive EF-Tu-GDP leaves the ribosome and release of GDP is promoted by elongation factor Ts; many prokaryotes have two copies of the gene encoding EF-Tu) yields ETQKTICTGVEMFRKLLDTGEAGDNIGALLRGTKREEVERGQVLAAPGTITPHTKFKCEAYILTKEEGGRHTPFFANYRPQFYFRTTDVTGTVELPEGTEMVMPGDNVAMTVNLIAPIAMDDGLRFAIREGGRTVGAGVVSAIEE; encoded by the coding sequence AGAGACCCAGAAGACGATCTGCACGGGTGTTGAAATGTTCCGTAAATTGCTTGATACGGGCGAAGCGGGCGACAACATCGGCGCCTTGCTACGCGGTACCAAGCGTGAAGAAGTCGAGCGCGGCCAGGTTTTGGCGGCTCCCGGCACGATCACGCCGCACACCAAGTTCAAGTGCGAAGCTTATATCCTGACGAAGGAAGAGGGGGGGCGTCACACGCCGTTCTTTGCCAACTATCGTCCGCAGTTTTACTTTCGGACAACGGACGTCACTGGCACGGTTGAACTTCCTGAAGGCACTGAAATGGTGATGCCGGGCGACAACGTTGCGATGACGGTTAATCTGATCGCACCGATCGCGATGGATGATGGTCTGCGCTTCGCAATTCGCGAAGGTGGCCGCACTGTTGGTGCCGGCGTTGTCTCGGCGATTGAAGAATAA
- the secE gene encoding preprotein translocase subunit SecE: MAKVNPAQFIQEVRQEGSKVTWPTRKESMVSTGMVFVMVILSALFFLLVDTIMSSGVKLIFGLGG; this comes from the coding sequence ATGGCAAAAGTTAATCCAGCACAGTTTATTCAGGAAGTCCGTCAAGAGGGGTCCAAGGTCACGTGGCCGACCCGCAAGGAGAGCATGGTCTCTACCGGCATGGTCTTCGTGATGGTGATTTTGTCAGCACTGTTCTTCTTGTTGGTCGACACCATCATGTCGAGCGGTGTGAAGCTTATTTTTGGATTGGGAGGCTGA